CCCGCTCGCCCAGCGTGCTCGGCGTACCGACCACGAAGCCCAGCTCGGCCTCGATGTCCAGCCGCACCGAGGGGCCGAACGTCGGCACGTCCTCGGACGGCGGCTTGCGCTGCCCCTGCGGGCGGACGACGTCGGCGCCGCTGGCGACGACCGTGCCCGCACGACCGTGGTAGCCGACCGGCAGGTGGCGCCAGTTCGGCAGCAGCGGCTCGGCGTCGGGGCGGAACATCTTCCCGACGTTGGAGGCGTGGTCGAGGGACGCGTAGAAGTCGACGTAGTCGGCGACCTCGACCGGGAGGTGGAGGGTCACCTCTGCCAGGGGCACCAGGTGCGGCTCGACCAGGTCGCGCTCGGCCTCCTCGGTGAGCAGCCCGGTCAGCCAGGTGCGCAGCGACTGCCACACCTGCGGCCCCTCGGCCATCAGCGGGTTGAGGGAGCGCTCCTCGAAGACGTGGTGGACGTCGAGCATCTCGGCCGCGGCGACGGGGGCGACGTCGAGGACGTGCTCACCGATCCGGACGCCGACGCGCGGCTCCTCGCCGCCGCGCGAGAAGACACCGAAGGGCAGGTTGTCGACGTCGAAGAGGGAGCCGGCGGCCCCCTCCACCCAGCTGGTGGTCACGGCTTCTCCAGGAGTCCGAGGGCGAGCAGGTCGTCGAGGGGCTCGCTGACCGAGCAGGAGCCGAAGGAGGTGAACCAGCGGCGGCCGCGCGCGAGCTCCTCACCGGCTGCCGCGTCGGTGAGGGACCGGGGGTCGCGGTCGTCGAGGATCGCGACGACCTGCTCGGTCGTCGCACCGTCGAAGGCGCGCAGCGTCGCGAGGAGCACGTTGAGGAAGCCGTGGTGGTCGAACCCGTCGTCCGCGGTGTGGGCCACGGCGTTGTG
The genomic region above belongs to Nocardioides coralli and contains:
- the fahA gene encoding fumarylacetoacetase, whose amino-acid sequence is MTTSWVEGAAGSLFDVDNLPFGVFSRGGEEPRVGVRIGEHVLDVAPVAAAEMLDVHHVFEERSLNPLMAEGPQVWQSLRTWLTGLLTEEAERDLVEPHLVPLAEVTLHLPVEVADYVDFYASLDHASNVGKMFRPDAEPLLPNWRHLPVGYHGRAGTVVASGADVVRPQGQRKPPSEDVPTFGPSVRLDIEAELGFVVGTPSTLGERVPVPGFADHVFGLVGLNDWSARDIQAWEYVPLGPFLGKSFATSISHWVTPLAALDAAWVDLPGQDPEPLPYLTEGSPRGLDIEVEVELNGDVVARPPYRTMYWSPAQMLAHLTVNGASLRTGDLFASGTISGPEPDQRGSFLELSWGGQEPFGEGRTFLEDGDTVTLRYTAPGTAGGRISLGDVTGTILPAR